From a single Apostichopus japonicus isolate 1M-3 chromosome 12, ASM3797524v1, whole genome shotgun sequence genomic region:
- the LOC139977018 gene encoding NADH dehydrogenase [ubiquinone] iron-sulfur protein 2, mitochondrial-like, whose amino-acid sequence MASLLGKTLKNFPKNSLQQLLRKPVINYAPSFTSVRHKQWQPDVKYVEPFTKAVMYPDEVTSKWPAPPWDDRDPIPEKDVANLIINFGPQHPAAHGVLRLVMELSGETVIRCDPHIGLLHRGTEKLIEYKTYLQALPYFDRLDYVSMMCNEQAFSLAIEKMLNIEIPERAKWIRVLMAEMTRCANHMVAVGCHALDVGAMTPFFWLFEEREKLFELSERVSGARMHAAYIRPGGVSQDLPLGYMDDVYDWVKRFSLRIDELEEMLTSNRIWKDRTVGIGVITDEEALNYGFSGVPLRGSGVKWDLRKVQPYDAYEQCDFDVPIGSNGDTYDRYLCRVEEMRQSLRICLQALNNMPEGEVKIDDNKIVPPKRGEMKDSMEALIHHFKLFTEGFQVPPGATYTAIEAPKGEFGVYLVSDGSSRPYRCKIRAPGFVHLAGLDKVSRGHMLADVVALIGTLDVVFGEVDR is encoded by the exons ATGGCCTCGTTATTGGGGAAAACGTTGAAGAACTTCCCTAAAAATTCACTTCAGCAGCTTCTCAGGAAACCTGTTATTAATTATGCACCTTCTTTTACCAGTGTTAG gCACAAGCAGTGGCAACCTGATGTCAAGTATGTCGAACCATTCACTAAAGCAGTAATGTACCCAGACGAGGTGACATCTAAGTGGCCTGCACCTCCATGGGATG atCGAGATCCTATCCCAGAGAAAGATGTCGCCAACTTGATTATCAATTTCGGCCCTCAGCATCCAGCAGCCCATGGTGTCCTTCGTCTTGTGATGGAACTCAGTGGAGAG aCTGTCATTCGTTGCGATCCTCACATTGGGCTCCTTCACCGCGGTACAGAGAAACTAATCGAATACAAGACTTACCTCCAGGCATTGCCCTATTTCGATAGGTTGGACTACGTATCTATGATGTGCAATGAGCAAGCCTTTTCATTGGCTATTGaaaaaatgctaaatattgaGATACCTGAAAGAGCCAAATGGATAAGAG TACTAATGGCAGAGATGACTCGTTGTGCTAATCATATGGTGGCTGTGGGGTGCCATGCTCTTGATGTTGGTGCAATGACCCCATTCTTTTGGCTCTTTGAGGAACGCGAAAAG ttGTTTGAACTCTCTGAGAGAGTTAGTGGAGCAAGGATGCACGCTGCCTACATTCGTCCAGGAGGGGTCTCACAG GATCTTCCTCTTGGGTACATGGATGATGTATATGACTGGGTCAAAAGGTTCTCCCTAAGGATAGATGAACTGGAAGAAATGTTAACATCAAACAGAATCTGGAAGGACAGGACCGTTGGCATTGGTGTTATAACAGACGAAGAGGCACTCAATTACGGCTTCAG TGGAGTTCCCCTGCGTGGATCCGGAGTCAAGTGGGACCTGAGGAAGGTACAGCCCTACGATGCTTACGAGCAATGCGATTTTGACGTCCCGATCGGATCCAATGGAGATACATATGACAG ATACCTTTGCAGAGTTGAAGAGATGAGGCAGAGTCTGAGGATATGTCTCCAGGCACTGAACAACATGCCAGAGGGAGAGGTTAAAATAGATGATAACAAGATTGTACCACCAAAGAGGGGCGAGATGAAA GATTCTATGGAAGCTTTGATTCACCATTTCAAACTATTCACAGAGGGCTTCCAGGTGCCACCTGGTGCAACTTACACAGCTATCGAAGCACCTAAG GGGGAATTTGGTGTATACTTAGTTTCTGACGGATCCAGTCGTCCGTACAGATGTAAAATTCGAGCTCCAGGATTTGTCCACCTGGCTGGACTGGATAAGGTTTCAAGAGGTCACATGCTTGCAGATGTTGTAGCTCTAATAG GAACCCTGGATGTCGTGTTTGGAGAAGTCGATCGCTAA